The nucleotide window cattttaaatggaatGGGACTACTTAAGTGCTTCAAGCTATTCCTGCTGATTTGAGAGCCACTATCTGTTCTGTGGTATTCACCTGTAGCCAAAGGCTTCTAACAAGATAGTGATAATAACAGGAACTTACTTGCACTTCCCTTTCATGCCAGAAGAACTGTAATTACCTCACATACAGCTCTCTAATTAGGAACTGTTGTTAATACCAATCAAAAACATCAGTGAGGCAGAGGAGATATTATTTGAGAAAGGCAAAGTAGTCTGTAAGACAAACTTATGCTTTAACAGCATTTATAAATACCTCTTTTGTCTGACCTTCCTCCAGTACCTCTGTATCAGATGGTGCGGGTGGAAATGCGTATTCAGTGTCACTTTCCCCAGTGTCCTTCCTACTGTCCCAGAACCTGTAAGAATAGCTTCCCTATTCCTCCTTGATTTGCCTCCTcataattttccagtttttccactcactcctttttttttttttaccccaaagaCATCTCCTCTTTTACATGATTGTGCAGTTGAGCAGCCGCACACGTTGTACCATGCAGGCTGTTAGACTCTCTAGGTTTtacaggagggagggcagagaagTCTTTCTAACAAAGAAGGATTTGACTGGGAAGCCTCAGTTATAAAATCATGTATAATTCCTTCTTTAAGGGAGAGTGCAATATGGACTAAAGTGTCATCTCCTCTGCATTGTAAAGGCATGTTCTTGATTGATAGATTGTGTGATAAAAGCTGGTCTGTACACCCACACAGGGGCACAGGCAGGCAATGGCAGGAGGTGGAACCCGAATAACACCCTGACCCggtgtattggctttgcgtggcaaggttttggtaggggggggggttacaggagtggcgagaagctgctagaagcttcccctgtgtccaacagagccaatgccagccggctctaagacggacctgccgccagccaaggccgagcccatcagcgatagtggtagcgcctctggaataacatatttaagaaggaaaaaaaggttgctgGGATGCAGAAACGGCaaccagagagagagtgagaacatgtaagagaaacaaccctgcagacaccaaggtcagtgaagaaggagggggaggagatacTCCAgacgccggagcagagattcccctgcagcccgtggggaagaccatggtgaggcaggctctccccctgcagtccatggaggtccacgggggagcagatatccacctgcagcccatggaggaccccacgccagagcaggtgggtgcccgaaggaggctgtgaccccgtgggaagcccacgctggagcaggctcctggcaggacctgcggatccatggagagaggatcccacgctggagcaagttttctggcaggacttgtgaccctgtgggggacccacgctggagcagcgtgctcctgaaggactgcacgccgtggaagggacccatgctggagcagtttgtgaagaactgcagcccgtgggaaggacccacgttggagaagttcgtggaggactgtctcccatgggagggaccccacgctggagcaggggaagagtgtgaggagtcctccccctgagaatggtgaagcggcagaaataatgtgtgatgaactgaccgtaaaccccatccccgtccccctgcgccactgggggggttggtagagaatccgggagtgaagttgtgtccaggaagaagggaggggtggagggaaggtgttctgagatttggttttatttctcattcccctactctggttgatttgtaataaattgagttaattttccccaagttgagtctgttttgcccatgacggtaattggtgagtgatctctcctgtccttatcttgacccacgagccctttgttatattttctcttccctgtccagctgaggaggggaagtgatggaacggctttggtgggcacctggcatccagccagggtcaacccaccacacctagCTGCTCCCAGACCCGTCCCAAGAGCCATCAGCCCATCCCCATGCACACGGAGGAGCACAGAGGCACGAGGACAGGTGGGGGCTCCCCAATGCCCCAGTCAGGGACACCAGCCCCCACCCGGCCCTCCCAGGGCTGCCCGAGGGACCCTCAGCCCCATGGGCCAGGGGAACACCCAGCACCAGGGTCCACAGGAGAGCCTTACGGTCTGAACTGCCTAGGGATATGGGACACATCACGGGATGCAGGGAAAAGTATTTGGAAGTTGCATGAGACTTCTTACGGGATGTTTGGAGAGGGGACAAAAGGCAGGGAAACAAGGGATTCTGGGTGACTTAGGAAGGAACAAATGTTGAAAAATAGAGAGGGATAAAGGGGCATTAAGGACCAGTTGTATGTAAACAAGGTCTGGTCGGTATGCATGCGTGCGTGTCTAGGGGTGAGGCACCTAGGTAGAGAGAGGATCCCTGACCAGCTACTGGATGTCCAAAGCCAGCTTCTGGGGATCCAtggggtgagtgagtgagtggtcTGTACCAGAAGTGGAGTGGGGTTGCACCCTCGGGGGCCTGTATATCCAAGTGTCAGCAACTGGGGACACTAGTGGGATTTGGGAGCCAGCTACTGGATACATCAGTATAATCATAACATAAAAGTAGCGCTATGATCTAACAAACAAGGATTTACAAATGCCggaaattaaaagtgaaatttaTAATCCAAACCATAAAATATACAGAGACATGGGAAAGGCAATATATCACTTTCTCTATATTTTGGGAGAAGTTTTTTATTTGATTACCTCTTTTGGGTAGGCTTCAGCAATTGTTCCCAGCATAGGAAATATGTTCCTGAGGCCCAGAGATGTGCCAGCTTTACCACAGAGCCTAGCCCTCCTCTTAGCAACAGAGCTGGTGGTCTGGTTGTCAATGTAAGAGATGCCCTCATACACCAGTAAGGAGAATTGCTAAGATAACTATTGAGCAATTTAGACCTATGGCTTCCCACAGCTTTGGCTTGTTTGAAGTATTGTTGACTAGTCACACCAGGTAAGGTATTGCTTGTTTTTGAAGTACATCATGCCTGGTTTAAAAACAAGAGTAGCAAAAAGCAAATGGAGTATAAGTaagtttttctttgatttcttctaGTACCATTTCCAAGAATTCCTTGAAGAGCTCCCTGCTGCAGCTAGAATGTCATTTTACATGGACTTTGCTGAAGCAGGATGTGGATCTTGATGACCTAGAGGAAACAATAGGCGATCAGATCGAGTTTTTCATAAAATCCAACATCACAAATTATAATCTCCTATCCTATGTATGCCACCTAAAGAATTCAAATGAGGAAGCCCTGAGAAATCTccaaaaagctgaagaagaagttaaaaaaaatcatccagaTGAAATTGCCAGGAGAAGTCTTGTTACCTGGGGGAACTATGCCTGGATCTATTACCACATGGAGAGATACGAAGAAGCTCAAACTTATGTAAGCAAAGTGGAAAACAGCTGCAAAAAGCTTTCAAGTACTGCTCAACAGAAGATTCAGCTTCCAGAGATCTATGCTGAGCAAGGATGGGCATTATTAAAGTTTGGGAGAAAGTACTACAAGAGAGCAAAgaattgctttgaaaatgctCTGAAGAATGAACCCAATAACCCGGAATTTAATGCTGGCTATGCAATAGCAATGTATCGTTTGGAAGATTTATCTTACAGACTATGCCAAGATTTAGGCCCGTCCCTCGAGCCCCTGAAGCGTGCAGTGGAACTGAATCCAAAGGATACTTTCATTATGGCATTACTTGCATTAAAACTTCAGGACTTAGAGCGAGTTGATGAAGGGGAGAGGTACATTGAAGAAGCAATGCAGAAAACCCCTGATCTTCCTTATTTCCTGCGATATGCTGCTAAATTttacagaaggaaaggagaattGGACAAGGCACTGAAGATTTTGAAAAAGGCCCTAGCAGTGACACCAAAATCCACCTTTTTGCATCATCAACTAGGTCTCTGCTACAGAGCAAAGCTGTTTCAACTGAAAAAGACTACAAGATATCCACCTCAAGAACAAGTGGAGGAACTCATCCGactttccctttttcattttaaaacagtgaCTGGccaaaagacaaaattttttaCTGCCCATACCGACCTAGCAAACATGTACGCACAAGCAAAGAGGTatgaagaagcagaagagacatttcagaaagcatttcagaTAAATATTCTAAGCTGTGTCGATAAACAATACTTCTACTATAATTATGGCAATTTTCAGCGTTTTCATATGAAATCAGAATCTGAAGCCATTAAGTATTACATAGAAGGGCTGAAAATTGAAGAAGATTCTTATGTAAGAAAGCAGTGCGAATATGCTCTGAAGAAATTGTTGGAACAGAGAATTCAGGAAGGTTTAGGTGATGCAACAGATTTTGCTACACTTGGACTAGTTCACAATCTAAATGGTGAGACACGTGAAGCAATTAAGTGCTATGAGAAAGCCATTGCATTGTGTCCTGACAATGAAGAATATCTGAGTGCATTATGTGAGCTACGACTTTCCATCTCAAGCTAAAGTTCCCCAAAATCCTTcacagcaaaaaaatccccaaactgaaGGACATTTCAACAGactctcaaaacattttttttttttttttaaggttgaaGTTATAACCAGATGAAACATCTGGCGGCATCACTTTCTGGTGATAATGTAGAAACTGCAGATgattgttcatttgtttgttcaTTCACCAACAGAGAGCATGCTTGCAAAGACTAAGTAATAGCTAAGCTAGCTTAGTTTTCAGTGCTAACGCTGGTAAAAAGGTTGTGTTTAAGTGATGATCTGTAGAACACAGAACTTCTAAGCTGGAAATCAGATCTTACcttctactgaaaaaaagacaagggAATCATATTTTACTATTTCCTTTATCCACTTGAAAGGCATGCTTATACACAAATGGAAATTCTAatgctttttcaaatattttaaaaatgtcatcttttagTGTTATTTAGAAAAAACTTTTGTTGAAGACTTGTTCAGTTTATCATCTTGTATGTTGTTTAACTATGAAAAATAACCACTGTTTGGCTAGTTCAGTGGAACGCTTACAAAATATGTGCTATTGTTGTGAACTACTAAAGAGCATTGCATCCATCAACTGTTGCTTCTGGTATCTCTCTGCTGACCAATCCTCATGATAGTAGATGAGAGAAAGGGAAATGGCCATTCGAAAAAGTAACAGGGGTAAAGTTTTGGCAGGATATGAAAGGGTCAGGAGATAGCCCTATTTATTTTCCCAAACTCTCAGCAAAGCTGGCTTCAGAGGTATCGCACCAAAGAATTAAATCATGCACAAAACAACATCTGCCTAGTTTACCCAAAACCGCATGCTCAGGAACCACTACAGCAAACAtctggagaggaaggaaaggcagtCTTTGAGATGCCAAAGAGATGGCTATCTACGGCCATGCTTGTGAAAAAAGCCAGGGACAGAAAACACACACGAGAAATGTACTGAACTGGACATGGAAGGCAGAATGCAACTACAGCAAAGAGTTGCATGAGCACTGGAGAACAGGGCAGCAGAATGCAAGGGGCATGTGGGAAAAGGGGTGGGTCCCCACAGAGTCTATGTGAATGGAAGAAAGGGCTGAAAGGACAGAGAGAATGGGTGGAGGAGGTGATTGTCTTCAGATATCCAACTAAAAGTCAGTATTCTTTACAACAGGCTGGCCTAATTCCACGGTATTGTAGCGTGGTATAATAGATGATGGTGCTCAGGGAAAAGTAATGCTG belongs to Harpia harpyja isolate bHarHar1 chromosome 10, bHarHar1 primary haplotype, whole genome shotgun sequence and includes:
- the LOC128146929 gene encoding interferon-induced protein with tetratricopeptide repeats 5-like isoform X1, which gives rise to MASHSFGLFEVLLTSHTSTISKNSLKSSLLQLECHFTWTLLKQDVDLDDLEETIGDQIEFFIKSNITNYNLLSYVCHLKNSNEEALRNLQKAEEEVKKNHPDEIARRSLVTWGNYAWIYYHMERYEEAQTYVSKVENSCKKLSSTAQQKIQLPEIYAEQGWALLKFGRKYYKRAKNCFENALKNEPNNPEFNAGYAIAMYRLEDLSYRLCQDLGPSLEPLKRAVELNPKDTFIMALLALKLQDLERVDEGERYIEEAMQKTPDLPYFLRYAAKFYRRKGELDKALKILKKALAVTPKSTFLHHQLGLCYRAKLFQLKKTTRYPPQEQVEELIRLSLFHFKTVTGQKTKFFTAHTDLANMYAQAKRYEEAEETFQKAFQINILSCVDKQYFYYNYGNFQRFHMKSESEAIKYYIEGLKIEEDSYVRKQCEYALKKLLEQRIQEGLGDATDFATLGLVHNLNGETREAIKCYEKAIALCPDNEEYLSALCELRLSISS
- the LOC128146929 gene encoding interferon-induced protein with tetratricopeptide repeats 5-like isoform X2, whose product is MSTISKNSLKSSLLQLECHFTWTLLKQDVDLDDLEETIGDQIEFFIKSNITNYNLLSYVCHLKNSNEEALRNLQKAEEEVKKNHPDEIARRSLVTWGNYAWIYYHMERYEEAQTYVSKVENSCKKLSSTAQQKIQLPEIYAEQGWALLKFGRKYYKRAKNCFENALKNEPNNPEFNAGYAIAMYRLEDLSYRLCQDLGPSLEPLKRAVELNPKDTFIMALLALKLQDLERVDEGERYIEEAMQKTPDLPYFLRYAAKFYRRKGELDKALKILKKALAVTPKSTFLHHQLGLCYRAKLFQLKKTTRYPPQEQVEELIRLSLFHFKTVTGQKTKFFTAHTDLANMYAQAKRYEEAEETFQKAFQINILSCVDKQYFYYNYGNFQRFHMKSESEAIKYYIEGLKIEEDSYVRKQCEYALKKLLEQRIQEGLGDATDFATLGLVHNLNGETREAIKCYEKAIALCPDNEEYLSALCELRLSISS